A portion of the Paenibacillus hamazuiensis genome contains these proteins:
- a CDS encoding ABC transporter permease — translation MVIPGLLYLAINNYMPMFGVIIAFKNINYRKGILGSDWVGLKNFEYLFKTSDAWIITRNTILYNGFFIILNLALAVAVAILLNEVRHRFMSRFYQTVVLLPHLISMVIVGYLVLAFLNAENGFVNHHILPLLGLEPISWYSDPKYWPYILTIVNVWKHVGYLCIIFLASIVGIDQEYYEAATIDGASKWQQIRAITLPLLTPTITIMALLAIGRIFYSDFGLFYQVPLNSGPLQPTTDVIDTYVYRGLMTLGDIGMSSAAGLYQSLVGFILVLISNYAVSRKNRDQALF, via the coding sequence ATGGTCATACCGGGACTTCTTTATTTGGCGATCAACAACTACATGCCGATGTTCGGCGTCATTATCGCATTCAAAAATATCAACTACCGCAAAGGCATTCTCGGAAGCGACTGGGTGGGGCTCAAGAACTTCGAATATTTGTTCAAAACGTCGGATGCCTGGATCATTACGCGAAACACGATTTTGTACAACGGCTTCTTCATCATCCTCAACCTGGCCCTGGCGGTGGCCGTCGCGATTTTGCTGAACGAAGTGAGGCATCGCTTCATGTCCCGTTTTTACCAAACGGTCGTATTGCTGCCTCATCTCATTTCGATGGTGATCGTCGGTTATCTGGTGCTTGCTTTTCTTAACGCGGAGAACGGTTTCGTCAATCATCACATCCTGCCGCTTCTCGGGCTGGAGCCGATTTCATGGTACTCGGATCCGAAGTACTGGCCTTATATACTGACGATCGTCAACGTTTGGAAGCATGTCGGCTACTTATGCATTATCTTCCTGGCATCGATCGTAGGGATCGATCAGGAATATTACGAGGCGGCGACGATCGACGGCGCAAGCAAATGGCAGCAAATCCGCGCGATCACCCTGCCGCTCCTGACGCCGACCATCACGATCATGGCTCTGCTGGCTATCGGCCGCATCTTTTATTCCGACTTCGGCTTGTTTTATCAGGTTCCGCTTAATTCAGGGCCGCTTCAGCCGACGACGGACGTCATCGATACGTATGTGTACCGGGGCCTTATGACGCTGGGAGATATCGGGATGTCTTCCGCGGCAGGCTTGTACCAATCGCTGGTCGGATTCATCCTGGTCTTGATTTCCAATTATGCGGTCAGCCGCAAAAATCGCGATCAAGCCCTATTTTGA
- a CDS encoding acyltransferase yields the protein MKKQKLEEIEALRAFAFLAVVLQHAIGHYAYTPESKLADGLLLGFILMLTKFAVPMFIFITGLVLFYNYSGGVRYFDFMRKRLKDIVLPYLPWVVVYGAISYSLTYTSWADFREFGLLALTGKSSYHLWYIVMIFQFYMLFPPLRRVILWGAKFVGSARAAAVLLAVLGAAYIGLTAVTGPVNGFVGALGIPVIGGLFGEYADRNALYFIFYFVLGAAAGLAIGPWRSWLERWKTPLLSVYFAFILLMLYVIVSHFRYEPQLVIHYNDTLLVQPLMAAFLIVSVPAMHLIALAFSRRAGEKLRRAAAAVGGYSYTAYLAHALVLVGATWAADLLLPGVSTTVRTLLAFALCAAGSVLLAMVLRRAAAAVGLTRRKR from the coding sequence ATGAAAAAACAAAAGCTGGAGGAAATCGAGGCGCTGCGCGCGTTTGCGTTTCTCGCCGTCGTGCTGCAGCACGCAATCGGGCATTACGCGTACACCCCCGAGTCGAAGCTGGCGGACGGCTTACTGCTCGGGTTTATTTTGATGCTGACGAAATTTGCCGTGCCGATGTTTATATTCATCACCGGTCTGGTCCTGTTCTACAATTATAGCGGCGGTGTCCGTTATTTCGATTTTATGCGGAAAAGGCTGAAAGACATCGTGCTCCCGTACCTGCCATGGGTGGTTGTTTACGGGGCGATCAGCTACAGCTTAACTTATACGTCCTGGGCGGATTTCCGCGAATTCGGCTTGCTCGCGCTAACAGGGAAGTCGTCGTATCATCTGTGGTATATCGTAATGATTTTTCAGTTTTATATGCTCTTCCCGCCGCTCCGCCGCGTCATCTTATGGGGAGCGAAGTTCGTAGGCTCTGCCCGTGCCGCGGCGGTTTTGCTGGCCGTGCTCGGTGCGGCGTACATTGGGCTTACCGCAGTAACGGGGCCGGTCAACGGCTTCGTCGGGGCTTTGGGCATCCCTGTGATCGGCGGCCTGTTCGGCGAATATGCCGACCGGAACGCGCTGTATTTTATATTTTATTTCGTGCTCGGCGCAGCGGCGGGGCTTGCGATCGGTCCGTGGAGAAGCTGGCTCGAGCGGTGGAAAACGCCGCTGCTGTCCGTATATTTCGCCTTCATCCTGCTCATGCTGTATGTGATCGTTTCCCATTTCCGCTATGAGCCGCAGCTGGTCATTCATTACAACGACACGCTGCTCGTGCAGCCGCTGATGGCGGCGTTTTTGATCGTGTCCGTGCCGGCGATGCACCTGATCGCCCTGGCGTTCTCGCGCCGGGCGGGCGAGAAGCTGCGCCGGGCCGCCGCCGCAGTGGGCGGGTACTCGTACACGGCGTACCTGGCCCATGCACTGGTGCTTGTCGGCGCCACATGGGCGGCCGACCTGCTGCTGCCAGGCGTGAGCACGACGGTGCGCACGCTGCTCGCTTTTGCCTTGTGCGCAGCCGGCTCGGTGCTGCTGGCGATGGTGCTGCGCCGGGCCGCCGCGGCGGTGGGCCTTACGCGGCGCAAGCGGTAG
- a CDS encoding carbohydrate ABC transporter permease, protein MKSNHLNQWVVHTLFVISTCACLFPFLLLFMASFTDEKALITGGYSIWPEKFSLDAYIFLLKDSATLLRAYGITIFITVVGTAVGIIISTLLAYPLSRSDMPLRKILSFIVFFTLLFNGGLVATYLVYTEVFHLKNTILALILPGLLTNGFYILLIRSYFATSIPVALIESAYIDGATEFRIFCSIVMPLSLPILATIGLMLSISYWNDWFNGLIYVTNSKLFSIQNMLNRMLTDLQFLQQSDIASTAGASIPTDTVRMAIAVIGILPIFCAYPFFQKYFIKGLTVGAVKG, encoded by the coding sequence ATGAAATCCAACCATCTCAATCAGTGGGTCGTCCATACATTGTTCGTCATCTCGACCTGCGCCTGTTTGTTTCCGTTCCTGCTGCTGTTCATGGCGTCGTTTACCGACGAGAAGGCGCTCATCACCGGCGGATATTCGATTTGGCCCGAGAAGTTCAGCCTCGACGCTTATATCTTTCTGCTGAAGGATTCCGCCACCCTGCTCAGAGCTTACGGAATTACGATCTTCATAACGGTCGTCGGAACGGCGGTCGGGATCATCATCTCCACGCTGCTGGCGTATCCGCTGTCGCGCAGCGATATGCCCTTGCGAAAAATATTGTCGTTCATCGTATTTTTCACCTTGCTGTTTAACGGCGGACTCGTGGCGACGTATCTGGTCTATACGGAAGTGTTTCACTTGAAAAATACGATTCTCGCGCTGATCCTGCCGGGACTTTTGACCAACGGATTTTACATCCTGCTGATCCGTTCCTATTTCGCGACTTCCATTCCGGTTGCTTTGATCGAATCGGCTTATATCGACGGGGCGACGGAATTCCGGATTTTTTGCAGCATCGTCATGCCGCTGTCCTTGCCGATTCTCGCCACCATCGGTCTGATGCTCAGCATTTCGTATTGGAACGACTGGTTTAACGGGTTGATATATGTGACGAACAGCAAGCTGTTCAGCATTCAAAATATGCTCAACCGGATGCTGACCGACCTGCAGTTTCTGCAGCAAAGCGACATCGCCAGCACCGCGGGCGCGAGCATTCCGACGGATACGGTGCGGATGGCGATCGCCGTGATCGGAATTTTGCCGATCTTTTGTGCGTACCCGTTTTTCCAGAAATATTTCATCAAAGGGCTTACGGTAGGCGCGGTAAAAGGTTAA
- a CDS encoding MerR family transcriptional regulator, which yields MEYTVQKLGKLAGISTRTLRYYDQIGILKPARVSSSGYRIYGQAEVDRLQQILFYRELGVSLERIKEIVTDPSFDGAQALRQHREQLLDKRKQLDQLIANVEKTIAMHEGRITMTDKEKFEGFKQKLIDENEAKYGEEIREKYGDDAVNKSNAKLKNMTPEQYEELKRLEAEVKDTLAEAFKTGDPASDIAQKAADLHKRWLTYYWSEYSKEAHANLAQMYVDDERFKAYYDEKQPGLAEFLRDAVHIYTGMKK from the coding sequence ATGGAATACACCGTGCAAAAGCTGGGAAAGCTCGCGGGTATCAGCACGAGAACGCTGCGGTATTACGATCAGATCGGCATTCTTAAGCCGGCAAGAGTGTCGTCGTCGGGGTACCGGATTTACGGTCAGGCGGAAGTCGACCGGCTGCAGCAAATCCTTTTTTACCGGGAACTGGGGGTCAGTCTTGAGCGCATCAAGGAGATCGTGACCGACCCTTCCTTTGACGGGGCCCAGGCACTGAGGCAACATCGGGAGCAGCTTCTCGACAAAAGAAAGCAGCTCGATCAATTGATCGCGAACGTGGAAAAAACGATTGCGATGCACGAAGGGAGAATAACGATGACCGATAAAGAGAAATTCGAAGGCTTCAAACAAAAGCTGATCGACGAAAACGAGGCCAAATACGGCGAAGAAATCCGCGAAAAATACGGCGACGATGCCGTGAACAAGTCGAACGCCAAGCTGAAAAATATGACTCCGGAGCAATACGAGGAACTGAAACGTCTGGAAGCCGAAGTGAAGGACACGCTTGCCGAAGCGTTCAAAACGGGAGACCCCGCTAGCGATATCGCCCAAAAGGCGGCCGATCTGCATAAGCGCTGGCTGACCTATTACTGGAGCGAATACAGCAAGGAAGCTCATGCGAACCTTGCCCAGATGTATGTGGACGATGAGCGGTTCAAGGCGTATTACGACGAAAAGCAGCCGGGACTCGCTGAGTTTTTGCGGGATGCCGTGCACATTTATACGGGAATGAAGAAGTAA
- a CDS encoding ABC transporter substrate-binding protein, whose amino-acid sequence MSKKMKAAAGLLGIALASSSLLAACGSGSDTGKGAEPAKGAKEEKPYEISMAFMTFSNLKDVGLVQDEISKITKEKINATVKLVPISISAWNQQVNLMLAANENLDLIVTMASRNYGSQVAKGQLVPLDDLLNKYGQGIKDAVGPELLAATKVGGKIYGIPSMRDLATDFGISMRKDLVDKYKIDLSKVKTWEDLEPIFKTIKDNEPGIVPLVQQNNSQTPALKIYNAQFDLLGDSMGVLADSGSDLKVQNLFETKQYADSLALVRKWYQAGYILKDIANSQETGQNLVKAGKAFSYLTNLKPGYEQQDAAQTGKEMAVIRLTKPYMNSYNVTSFMMSIAKNSGNPDKAMQFMNLLYTDKNIANLISNGIEGKHYVKKSDNIIAPVPGVTESGYLFNQWEVGNNYLTYIWEGTDPKIWDQMKAFKDSAVKSKALGFTADLEPIKTEVAAVTNVLNQYKVGLETGTLDPSLLPEFNAKLKAAGLDKIIAEKQKQLDAWLKAEGNK is encoded by the coding sequence ATGTCGAAAAAAATGAAAGCCGCCGCCGGGCTGCTCGGCATCGCTTTGGCATCGTCTTCGCTGCTCGCCGCTTGTGGAAGCGGCAGCGACACCGGCAAAGGAGCCGAGCCGGCGAAAGGAGCGAAAGAGGAGAAGCCGTACGAAATATCCATGGCCTTCATGACGTTCAGCAATTTGAAGGATGTCGGTCTCGTTCAAGACGAGATCAGCAAAATCACCAAAGAAAAGATTAACGCCACCGTCAAGCTGGTGCCCATCAGCATTTCCGCCTGGAATCAGCAGGTGAACCTGATGCTCGCGGCCAACGAAAATCTCGACCTGATCGTCACGATGGCGAGCCGGAATTACGGCAGTCAGGTCGCCAAAGGACAGCTTGTTCCGCTCGATGATTTGCTGAATAAATACGGCCAAGGGATAAAAGATGCCGTAGGCCCTGAGCTTCTTGCAGCAACGAAGGTAGGAGGCAAAATATACGGCATTCCGAGCATGCGGGATTTGGCTACCGATTTTGGCATCAGCATGCGCAAAGACCTCGTCGACAAATATAAAATCGATCTGAGCAAGGTGAAAACCTGGGAAGATCTCGAGCCGATTTTCAAGACGATCAAAGACAACGAGCCGGGCATCGTTCCGCTCGTTCAGCAAAACAATTCGCAGACGCCCGCTTTGAAAATTTACAACGCCCAGTTCGACCTGCTCGGCGACAGCATGGGTGTCCTGGCCGATTCGGGCAGCGATCTCAAGGTGCAAAATTTGTTTGAAACGAAGCAGTACGCGGACTCTCTCGCCTTGGTCCGCAAATGGTACCAGGCCGGCTATATTTTGAAAGATATCGCGAACTCCCAGGAAACCGGGCAGAATCTCGTGAAAGCGGGCAAGGCGTTCTCGTACTTGACCAACCTTAAGCCGGGCTACGAGCAGCAGGATGCCGCGCAGACCGGCAAGGAAATGGCCGTCATCCGGCTTACCAAGCCGTATATGAACAGCTACAACGTAACGAGCTTCATGATGTCGATCGCGAAAAACAGCGGCAATCCGGATAAGGCGATGCAGTTCATGAACCTGCTGTATACGGATAAAAACATCGCCAACCTGATCTCTAACGGCATCGAAGGCAAACATTATGTGAAAAAATCCGACAACATCATCGCTCCAGTACCCGGAGTCACCGAAAGCGGCTACCTGTTCAACCAATGGGAGGTCGGCAACAACTATTTGACTTACATATGGGAAGGGACCGACCCGAAAATTTGGGATCAAATGAAGGCGTTTAAAGATTCCGCGGTCAAGTCCAAGGCACTCGGCTTTACGGCGGACCTGGAACCGATCAAAACGGAGGTGGCCGCCGTCACGAACGTGCTGAACCAGTATAAAGTCGGCCTGGAAACCGGCACACTCGATCCGTCGCTGCTTCCCGAATTCAACGCCAAGCTGAAGGCGGCGGGCCTGGACAAAATCATCGCCGAGAAGCAAAAGCAGCTCGACGCCTGGCTGAAGGCGGAGGGTAACAAATAG
- a CDS encoding sulfatase-like hydrolase/transferase, translating into MADKPMNFIFFFPDEMRAESLGCYGHPLVQTPNLDRLAAEGVRFDQCHVQNPVCSPSRCSLMTGLYPHVSGHRTLWHLLRPHEPSLFRYLKKAGYQIKWYGKNHLYSEPYLVEILGDEAYKEQGEMMREFRGDFKKKNPYSPDDPRFYSFLLEPEEGDVHSTETAMAIRKAVRFLQSEEAREKPFMLYLPTLLPHAPYVVPEPFHSMYDPAAISELRPAELGGKPSFHEHIRSYRRLDKMTDDTLARVQAVYLGMISYVDWAFGILMDALKDSDLMDNTTVIVSSDHGDYAGDYGLVEKWPNGMEDVLTRVPLIIRAPGNKAGHEVTEQVELFDIMATVLELADTEAEHDHFAHSLVPQLNGAAGDPDRAVFAEGGYNPREPHCFEGDPVRDGWFANNPDSYYWPKARQQQEQPHSVCRTTMMRTQEYKLIRRTDEVNELYDLKKDPMELWNVYDDPEYAGVRAAMESRLLEWYLQTSDTVPRDNDGGMFVARPPKK; encoded by the coding sequence ATGGCGGATAAACCGATGAATTTCATTTTTTTCTTCCCCGACGAGATGCGGGCGGAAAGCCTGGGGTGCTACGGGCATCCGCTCGTCCAAACGCCGAATCTGGACCGGCTTGCCGCGGAGGGGGTCCGGTTCGATCAATGCCACGTGCAAAATCCGGTGTGCAGCCCGTCGCGCTGCAGCCTGATGACCGGCTTGTACCCGCACGTGTCCGGCCACCGCACGCTGTGGCATCTGCTGCGCCCGCACGAGCCGAGCTTGTTCCGTTACCTGAAGAAGGCGGGTTATCAGATCAAGTGGTACGGCAAAAACCATCTGTATTCCGAGCCTTATCTGGTCGAAATATTGGGGGACGAGGCGTACAAGGAACAAGGCGAGATGATGCGGGAGTTCCGCGGAGATTTTAAAAAGAAAAATCCGTATTCTCCCGACGATCCGAGGTTTTACAGCTTTTTGCTGGAGCCGGAGGAGGGGGACGTCCATTCGACCGAAACGGCGATGGCGATCCGCAAAGCGGTGCGGTTTCTCCAGTCGGAGGAAGCCCGCGAGAAGCCGTTTATGCTTTACCTGCCTACGCTGCTGCCTCATGCGCCGTATGTCGTGCCCGAGCCGTTCCACAGCATGTACGATCCGGCGGCGATTTCGGAGCTGCGCCCGGCGGAGCTGGGCGGCAAGCCTTCGTTTCATGAGCATATTCGCTCGTACCGGAGACTGGACAAGATGACGGACGATACTTTGGCGCGGGTCCAGGCCGTTTATTTGGGGATGATCAGCTATGTCGACTGGGCGTTCGGCATACTCATGGACGCGCTGAAGGACAGCGACCTCATGGACAATACGACGGTGATCGTTTCCTCGGATCACGGGGATTACGCAGGTGACTACGGGCTGGTCGAAAAATGGCCGAACGGCATGGAGGACGTGCTGACCCGGGTGCCCCTCATTATTCGCGCCCCCGGCAACAAGGCGGGCCATGAGGTGACCGAACAGGTGGAGCTGTTCGACATTATGGCCACGGTGCTGGAGCTGGCGGACACTGAGGCGGAGCACGATCATTTTGCGCACTCGCTTGTGCCGCAGTTGAACGGCGCAGCCGGCGATCCGGACCGCGCCGTGTTCGCGGAAGGCGGCTACAACCCGCGGGAGCCGCATTGCTTCGAGGGCGACCCGGTGCGCGACGGTTGGTTCGCGAACAACCCGGACAGCTATTATTGGCCAAAAGCGAGGCAGCAGCAGGAGCAGCCTCACAGCGTGTGCCGCACGACGATGATGCGGACGCAAGAGTATAAGCTCATTCGCCGGACGGATGAGGTGAATGAGCTTTACGATCTGAAGAAGGATCCTATGGAGCTGTGGAACGTCTATGATGATCCTGAATATGCCGGCGTCAGAGCGGCGATGGAATCGCGGCTGCTGGAGTGGTATTTGCAGACATCCGATACCGTTCCGCGCGACAACGATGGCGGAATGTTCGTGGCGAGGCCGCCGAAAAAGTAA
- a CDS encoding Gfo/Idh/MocA family protein, whose translation MTKTFGAALVGCGSISGVHLKSFAGLELAELKVVVDTDEELAKRTAQQYGCDYLTDYRQLFHREDVQVVHLCTPHHLHAPLAVELLAAGKHVLTEKPMAQNKQAAASLLQAAAQNPNVQLGVIFQNRYNPASQRIKQFLDSGELGKLICMKGLVTWYRNENYYITPWKGKWETEGGGVLINQSIHTLDLLQWFGGEIASIKGSISNDSLEGVIEVEDTAHALIQFKSGVRAIFYATNAYLQNSPVEVELVFEQGTLYMRGDYLYLRKGDQETMLCEPRVNDLGEKSYWGVSHAVQIRDFYEHLAAGKPFWIDAREGVKALTMVLDIYESSRAQKAVPFLV comes from the coding sequence GTGACGAAAACATTCGGTGCCGCGCTCGTTGGCTGCGGTTCAATATCCGGCGTTCATTTGAAATCGTTTGCGGGGCTTGAACTTGCCGAGCTGAAGGTCGTCGTCGATACCGACGAAGAGCTCGCAAAGCGGACTGCGCAGCAGTACGGCTGCGATTATTTGACCGACTACAGGCAGCTGTTCCACCGCGAGGACGTGCAGGTCGTTCACCTGTGCACTCCGCATCATCTGCATGCGCCTTTGGCCGTGGAGCTTTTGGCTGCGGGAAAGCACGTGCTTACGGAGAAGCCGATGGCGCAAAACAAGCAAGCGGCCGCAAGTCTGCTGCAAGCTGCCGCTCAAAATCCGAACGTCCAGCTCGGCGTCATTTTCCAAAACCGATACAACCCGGCGTCGCAGCGGATCAAGCAATTTCTCGATTCCGGCGAGCTCGGCAAGCTGATTTGCATGAAGGGGCTCGTCACCTGGTACCGGAACGAAAACTATTATATAACCCCGTGGAAGGGCAAATGGGAAACCGAAGGCGGCGGCGTACTGATTAACCAATCGATCCATACGCTCGATCTGCTGCAGTGGTTCGGCGGGGAGATCGCCAGCATTAAAGGCTCCATTTCCAACGATTCGCTCGAAGGGGTTATCGAGGTTGAAGATACCGCCCATGCGCTGATTCAGTTCAAAAGCGGCGTGAGAGCGATTTTTTATGCGACGAATGCATACTTGCAAAACTCCCCGGTCGAGGTGGAGCTTGTATTTGAGCAGGGGACGCTGTACATGCGTGGAGACTATCTGTACTTGCGCAAGGGCGATCAGGAGACGATGCTCTGCGAGCCGCGGGTGAACGATTTGGGGGAAAAATCGTACTGGGGCGTCAGCCACGCCGTGCAAATTCGCGATTTTTACGAGCATCTTGCGGCGGGTAAGCCGTTTTGGATCGATGCCCGCGAAGGCGTGAAGGCGCTGACGATGGTGCTGGACATTTATGAATCGTCGCGGGCTCAGAAAGCTGTGCCGTTTTTGGTGTAG
- a CDS encoding glycoside hydrolase family 3 protein — translation MQKEAKNTVIRYVRNESGPTLGYSEESGVRILHQDGLAFKDLNKDGVLDKYEDWRLSPEERAKDLASKMSIEQIAGLMLYSSHQAIPGSLGWKPATYGGKTFAESGAASHELTDQQRAFVAGDHIRHILVTRVESPETAAKWNNLVQSFAESQPLGIPANNSSDPRHGLDASAEFKVGGGSKISIWPESMGLAATFDPEVARKFGEIAAKEYRALGLTTALSPQVDIATDPRWFRFGMTFGEDPQLSADMARAYIDGFQTSEGDAEIADGWGYDSVNAMVKHWPGGGSGEAGRDAHFGYGKYAVYPGNNFEEHMIPFTEGAFKLAGPTGKASAVMPYYTISYGQDKKNGENVGNSYSSYIINDLLRDKAGYDGVVCTDWAITGDEPDDITRLFPGGKCWGVEEGFTIAERHYKLLMAGVDQFGGNDQAGPVIEAYHIGVKEQGEAFMRKRFEQSAVRLLTNMFRLGLFENPYLRVEETAAIVGCDEFVQAGFEAQLKSFVLLKNENRALPLQKHKKVYIPKRSLPAGTSWLGLPTPAWEGYPVNPDVVRQYFEVTDDPDEADYALVFIESPRNTMGYSKADAEAGGTGYVPISLQYRPYTAEHAREESIAGDPRAKDVLNRTYKGKTVTVANEGDLDMVLKTKELMKDKPVIVSIFLANPAVVGEFESAASAILAHFGAEDRAFMELLTGEAEPSGLLPFQLPADMKAVEEQLEDVPHDMEVYVDSAGNAYDFAFGLNWSGIIRDARTEKYGKK, via the coding sequence TTGCAGAAGGAAGCAAAAAACACAGTCATACGTTATGTGAGAAACGAGAGCGGCCCGACGTTAGGGTATTCGGAGGAGTCCGGAGTCCGTATTTTGCATCAGGACGGCCTCGCGTTCAAAGATTTGAACAAAGACGGCGTGCTGGACAAATACGAGGATTGGCGGCTGTCCCCCGAGGAGCGGGCGAAGGATCTCGCATCGAAAATGTCGATCGAGCAAATCGCCGGGCTCATGCTGTACAGCAGCCATCAGGCGATTCCCGGCAGCCTGGGCTGGAAGCCGGCGACGTACGGCGGCAAAACGTTTGCCGAAAGCGGCGCCGCTTCGCACGAGCTGACCGACCAGCAGCGCGCGTTCGTAGCCGGCGACCATATCCGCCACATTCTGGTGACGCGGGTGGAAAGCCCGGAGACAGCGGCCAAATGGAATAATCTCGTGCAGTCGTTTGCGGAAAGCCAGCCTCTCGGCATCCCGGCCAACAACAGCTCGGACCCGCGCCACGGGCTCGATGCCTCCGCGGAGTTCAAAGTCGGCGGCGGCAGCAAAATCTCGATCTGGCCGGAATCGATGGGCCTTGCGGCGACGTTCGACCCGGAGGTAGCGCGGAAATTCGGCGAAATCGCCGCCAAGGAATACCGGGCGCTCGGCCTCACGACGGCGCTGTCGCCGCAGGTGGACATTGCGACCGATCCGCGCTGGTTCCGCTTCGGCATGACGTTCGGCGAAGATCCGCAGCTTTCCGCCGATATGGCGCGTGCGTATATCGACGGCTTCCAGACGTCCGAGGGGGACGCGGAAATTGCGGACGGCTGGGGCTACGACAGCGTGAACGCGATGGTCAAGCATTGGCCGGGCGGCGGGTCCGGGGAGGCCGGACGCGACGCGCATTTCGGCTACGGCAAATACGCCGTCTATCCGGGGAATAATTTTGAGGAGCACATGATTCCGTTCACCGAAGGGGCGTTTAAGCTGGCAGGCCCAACGGGGAAAGCATCGGCCGTCATGCCGTATTATACGATCTCGTATGGGCAGGATAAGAAAAACGGGGAAAACGTCGGCAATTCCTACAGCTCCTACATCATAAACGACCTGCTGCGGGATAAGGCCGGCTACGACGGAGTCGTCTGCACCGACTGGGCAATCACCGGCGACGAGCCGGACGATATCACGAGATTGTTTCCCGGCGGCAAATGCTGGGGAGTCGAAGAAGGATTTACGATCGCCGAGCGCCACTACAAGCTGCTGATGGCGGGCGTCGACCAATTCGGCGGCAACGATCAGGCCGGGCCGGTCATCGAAGCGTATCACATCGGAGTGAAGGAGCAGGGCGAGGCGTTTATGCGCAAACGGTTCGAGCAATCCGCCGTACGGCTGCTGACGAACATGTTCCGGCTCGGGCTGTTTGAGAATCCGTACCTGAGGGTGGAAGAAACCGCGGCTATCGTAGGCTGTGACGAGTTTGTGCAGGCCGGGTTCGAGGCGCAGCTGAAATCGTTTGTGCTTTTGAAAAATGAAAACCGGGCGCTGCCGCTGCAGAAACATAAGAAGGTTTACATTCCGAAGCGGTCGCTTCCCGCAGGAACGAGCTGGCTGGGGCTGCCGACGCCCGCCTGGGAAGGCTATCCGGTTAATCCGGACGTTGTGCGGCAGTATTTCGAGGTAACAGACGATCCGGATGAGGCGGATTATGCGCTTGTGTTCATCGAGAGTCCCCGCAACACGATGGGCTACAGCAAAGCGGATGCTGAAGCGGGAGGCACGGGGTACGTGCCGATCAGCCTGCAGTACCGCCCCTACACTGCCGAGCATGCGCGGGAGGAGAGCATCGCCGGCGATCCGCGTGCCAAGGACGTGCTTAACCGCACGTACAAGGGCAAGACAGTGACGGTGGCGAACGAGGGAGACCTCGACATGGTGCTGAAGACGAAAGAGCTCATGAAAGATAAGCCGGTCATCGTTTCGATCTTCTTAGCGAATCCGGCTGTAGTCGGGGAATTCGAATCGGCGGCGAGCGCGATACTGGCGCATTTTGGGGCGGAGGATCGGGCGTTCATGGAGCTGCTGACCGGGGAAGCGGAGCCGAGCGGGCTGCTGCCGTTCCAGCTGCCCGCCGATATGAAAGCTGTTGAGGAGCAGCTCGAAGACGTCCCGCACGACATGGAGGTTTACGTCGATTCGGCCGGGAACGCATATGACTTCGCTTTCGGGCTGAACTGGAGCGGAATCATCCGCGACGCACGAACCGAGAAATACGGCAAAAAATAA